Proteins from a genomic interval of Candidatus Omnitrophota bacterium:
- the pth gene encoding aminoacyl-tRNA hydrolase, giving the protein MRLIVGLGNPEPRYVHTRHNLGFLCVQALAEGQGGRWRKASFAQALTSRIVLDGIECSLILPLTYMNNSGVAVKQAAAKSGVEPGDIIVVYDDMDLDFGDMRLRAAGSAGGHNGIKSVIEHLGSKDFARLRLGVGNPKPGVDPADHVLSDLTPAELKKLPDLINNALSCLHIWGTEGVEKAMNEFNKRKV; this is encoded by the coding sequence ATGCGGCTCATCGTCGGCCTCGGCAACCCGGAACCCCGTTACGTCCATACGCGGCACAATTTGGGATTTTTGTGCGTCCAGGCCCTGGCCGAAGGGCAGGGCGGTCGCTGGCGCAAGGCCTCTTTTGCGCAGGCCCTGACCAGCCGTATCGTGCTCGACGGTATTGAATGTTCTTTGATCTTGCCGCTGACCTACATGAACAATTCAGGGGTAGCGGTCAAACAGGCGGCCGCCAAAAGCGGCGTTGAACCCGGCGACATCATCGTCGTGTATGACGACATGGATCTGGATTTCGGGGACATGCGTTTGCGCGCCGCGGGAAGCGCCGGCGGACATAACGGGATCAAATCCGTTATTGAACATCTGGGGTCCAAAGATTTTGCCCGCCTGCGTTTGGGCGTGGGCAACCCTAAGCCCGGCGTCGATCCCGCGGACCATGTGCTGTCAGATCTCACTCCGGCTGAGTTAAAAAAACTCCCGGACCTTATCAACAATGCCCTTTCCTGCCTTCACATCTGGGGGACCGAAGGGGTCGAAAAAGCCATGAATGAGTTCAACAAAAGGAAGGTTTAA
- the dnaB gene encoding replicative DNA helicase produces MGNEEIRVPPQNIDAEKALLGAMMIDEEAIGTAIEHLDSFYFYETRHQKVFDAVRDLYAQRKNVDIITLSDFLTGKGILEAVGGLSYLTELADFVPTSANARYYVDIVKEKGIQRRLIKNSTEIISKSYGTDVNVDELVDAAEQLIFEIATAKQRQQAVHVKDIIKTAIETIDQLYQHKQAITGVATGFIDFDRMTSGLQKSDLIIIAGRPSMGKSALAGSICEYAAIHGNVPVAIFSLEMSKEQLVQRMLCSQAQVDAHKVRTGFLSPSEWPLLTKAAGKLSNVPIFIDDTPAISALELRAKARRLKTSHNIGLIVVDYLQLMEASARTESRQQEISEISRSLKALARELNTPLIAISQLSRAVESRQDHRPQLSDLRESGAIEQDADVVVLLMREEQYNPTPENQGIAEAIIAKQRNGPTGSLKLKFFKEFVKFANLETVHHQ; encoded by the coding sequence ATGGGTAACGAAGAAATAAGGGTCCCCCCGCAGAACATCGACGCTGAAAAAGCCCTGCTGGGGGCCATGATGATCGATGAAGAAGCGATCGGGACCGCCATCGAGCATCTCGACAGCTTTTATTTTTATGAGACCCGCCACCAGAAGGTCTTTGACGCGGTGCGCGACCTGTACGCCCAGCGCAAGAACGTGGACATCATCACGCTCTCCGATTTTCTCACCGGCAAGGGGATCCTGGAAGCCGTCGGGGGCCTCTCCTATCTGACCGAACTGGCGGATTTCGTGCCCACCTCCGCCAATGCCCGTTATTACGTGGACATTGTCAAGGAAAAGGGCATCCAGCGGCGGCTCATCAAGAATTCCACCGAGATCATTTCCAAAAGTTACGGCACCGACGTCAATGTGGACGAATTGGTGGATGCCGCGGAACAGCTCATCTTCGAGATCGCCACCGCCAAGCAAAGACAGCAGGCGGTCCACGTCAAAGACATCATCAAGACCGCCATTGAGACCATTGACCAGCTCTACCAGCACAAACAGGCCATCACCGGGGTGGCCACCGGATTCATTGATTTTGACCGCATGACCTCTGGTTTGCAGAAATCCGACCTCATCATCATCGCCGGCCGTCCATCCATGGGAAAAAGCGCCCTGGCGGGTTCCATCTGCGAGTATGCCGCCATTCACGGCAACGTTCCGGTCGCGATCTTTTCTTTGGAAATGTCCAAGGAACAGCTGGTCCAGCGCATGCTGTGTTCCCAGGCGCAGGTGGACGCGCACAAGGTGCGCACGGGGTTTTTGTCCCCGTCGGAATGGCCGCTGTTGACCAAGGCCGCGGGCAAACTGTCCAACGTCCCCATTTTTATTGATGATACCCCGGCGATCTCGGCTTTGGAATTGCGGGCCAAGGCCAGGCGGCTGAAGACCTCCCATAATATCGGGCTCATTGTCGTGGACTATCTGCAATTGATGGAGGCCTCGGCCAGGACCGAAAGCCGCCAGCAGGAAATTTCAGAGATCTCCCGGTCGCTCAAGGCGCTGGCCCGTGAATTGAACACGCCCTTGATCGCCATCAGCCAGTTGTCGCGCGCGGTGGAAAGCCGGCAGGACCACAGGCCCCAGCTGTCGGACCTGCGCGAATCCGGGGCCATTGAGCAGGACGCGGACGTGGTGGTGCTCCTCATGCGGGAGGAACAATATAACCCCACCCCGGAAAATCAGGGCATCGCGGAAGCCATCATCGCCAAACAGCGCAACGGCCCGACAGGGTCCCTCAAGTTGAAATTTTTCAAGGAATTCGTTAAATTTGCCAATTTGGAAACCGTCCACCATCAATAA
- the ssb gene encoding single-stranded DNA-binding protein, translating into MASLNKVLLIGNLTKDPELRYTPNGTAVTNLRLAVNRKFKDRTGELKEDTCFITVTAWDKQAEICNQYLQKGRAVFVEGILQSRSWETSDKQKRSTIDVRAERIQFLSGAPKSAEGAAVPPIGGTGGVNPAIGGAKDTNEQDEVISPEDIAWEE; encoded by the coding sequence ATGGCGAGTTTGAACAAAGTCCTTCTGATAGGCAATCTCACGAAAGACCCGGAATTGCGCTACACCCCCAACGGCACGGCCGTGACCAATCTGCGTTTGGCCGTTAACCGCAAGTTCAAGGACCGCACCGGCGAACTGAAAGAAGACACGTGTTTTATCACGGTGACCGCCTGGGACAAACAGGCTGAGATCTGCAATCAGTATCTGCAGAAGGGCCGGGCGGTTTTTGTCGAGGGCATTTTGCAGTCCCGCTCCTGGGAGACCAGTGACAAGCAAAAGCGCAGCACCATTGACGTGCGCGCGGAGCGCATCCAGTTTTTAAGCGGCGCGCCCAAGTCGGCGGAAGGGGCCGCTGTCCCGCCTATCGGCGGGACCGGCGGGGTCAACCCCGCGATCGGCGGGGCTAAAGACACCAATGAACAGGACGAGGTCATCTCGCCTGAAGATATCGCATGGGAGGAATGA
- the rpsF gene encoding 30S ribosomal protein S6, whose translation MNKYELVYIVDAHAPQAARDEISKQVTEAASKSDVKVINSQVWLERHRMSFPIKKVWEGTYYLLNIEAPMAAVNKMQAFLRLNEQILRFLAIRQENKSA comes from the coding sequence ATGAATAAGTACGAATTGGTTTACATCGTGGACGCCCACGCGCCGCAGGCCGCCAGGGACGAGATCAGCAAACAGGTCACTGAGGCGGCTTCAAAATCCGACGTGAAGGTCATCAATTCCCAGGTCTGGCTGGAACGCCACCGGATGAGTTTTCCCATCAAAAAAGTGTGGGAAGGGACGTATTACCTTTTGAACATCGAGGCCCCGATGGCCGCCGTCAACAAGATGCAGGCGTTCTTGCGGCTCAATGAGCAGATCTTGCGTTTCCTGGCCATCCGCCAGGAGAACAAAAGCGCGTAA
- a CDS encoding OmpH family outer membrane protein yields MKAVKCFILTVVFALTMGLSAHAKEMKYAFVDLSRVFDNYQKTKDSDAVLQKDSQAFQKERDKMVEKVRDAQGKLALLKESEKQKTQADIDKQQADLIEFNKQKMTELAKQRDEKVREILLEIEKNVSAMAKKEGYDMIFNDRVLVYGDQSMNLTEKVLKGLNDSYPGKK; encoded by the coding sequence ATGAAAGCGGTCAAATGTTTTATTCTAACGGTGGTGTTCGCTCTGACAATGGGGCTTTCAGCCCATGCCAAGGAGATGAAATACGCGTTCGTTGATCTAAGCCGCGTCTTCGATAATTATCAGAAGACCAAGGATTCCGACGCTGTCCTGCAGAAAGACAGCCAGGCATTCCAGAAGGAACGTGACAAGATGGTTGAGAAGGTCCGCGATGCCCAGGGCAAACTGGCCCTTTTGAAAGAATCTGAAAAGCAGAAAACGCAGGCCGACATCGATAAACAACAGGCCGACCTCATTGAATTCAATAAGCAAAAAATGACGGAATTGGCCAAACAGCGCGATGAGAAAGTCCGCGAGATCCTGCTGGAGATCGAAAAGAACGTCAGCGCAATGGCCAAGAAGGAAGGCTATGATATGATCTTCAACGACCGCGTTCTGGTCTATGGGGACCAGAGCATGAACCTCACCGAGAAGGTCCTGAAAGGCCTTAACGACAGTTATCCCGGAAAGAAATAA
- the lpxD gene encoding UDP-3-O-(3-hydroxymyristoyl)glucosamine N-acyltransferase, protein MSHSVADIARWVGGEITGDGKALITGCAGIEEAQKSDITFLADRKYASSAKATRAGAIIVPRQVVLPGKTFIRVDNPSLAFIEVMRRLLPDPSRHFPKGIHPTAVVAKDAVLGKGVALGPYTVVESGASLGEGTVVHGHCYVGPGTSVGKNCLLYPGVILREHITVGARVIIQPGAVIGSDGYGFVTVEGKHVKLPQVGTVVIGDDVEIGSNVTIDRARFDKTVIGEGTKIDNLVQIAHNVIIGKHCLIVAQAGVSGSTRIGDHVILAGQAGIVGHLTIGDGAVVTAQSGVSKDIKAGEQVFGSPAQPIKDAFRARAHIQRLDHYAKTIKDLKKRIEDLEKKVR, encoded by the coding sequence ATGTCCCATTCCGTTGCCGATATCGCGCGTTGGGTCGGCGGCGAGATCACCGGCGATGGGAAAGCCCTGATCACCGGATGCGCCGGCATCGAAGAGGCGCAAAAAAGTGATATCACTTTTTTGGCCGACCGGAAATACGCGTCTTCGGCCAAGGCCACCCGGGCGGGTGCCATCATTGTTCCCCGGCAGGTTGTTTTGCCGGGGAAAACTTTTATACGGGTGGATAACCCGTCGCTGGCTTTCATTGAAGTGATGCGCCGGCTTTTGCCAGATCCTTCCCGCCATTTTCCTAAAGGCATACATCCAACGGCCGTCGTCGCCAAAGATGCTGTATTGGGCAAAGGCGTCGCCCTCGGCCCTTATACGGTCGTGGAAAGCGGCGCGTCTTTGGGTGAAGGGACGGTCGTGCACGGCCATTGTTATGTCGGGCCCGGGACTTCCGTCGGGAAAAATTGCCTTTTGTATCCCGGGGTCATCCTGCGCGAGCATATCACGGTCGGTGCCCGGGTCATCATCCAGCCCGGGGCTGTCATCGGTTCCGACGGGTATGGCTTTGTGACTGTGGAGGGCAAACACGTCAAATTGCCGCAGGTGGGCACGGTTGTCATCGGGGATGATGTCGAGATCGGCTCCAACGTCACCATTGACCGCGCGCGTTTTGACAAGACCGTCATCGGTGAGGGGACCAAGATCGACAATCTTGTCCAGATCGCGCACAACGTCATCATCGGCAAACATTGTTTGATCGTGGCCCAGGCCGGTGTTTCGGGCAGCACGCGCATCGGCGATCATGTCATTTTGGCGGGCCAGGCCGGTATCGTCGGGCATTTGACCATCGGCGACGGCGCCGTTGTCACGGCCCAGTCCGGGGTCAGCAAGGACATCAAGGCGGGCGAACAGGTGTTCGGGTCGCCGGCGCAGCCCATCAAAGACGCGTTTCGGGCCCGTGCCCATATCCAGCGGCTGGACCATTATGCGAAGACCATTAAAGACCTGAAGAAAAGGATCGAGGACCTGGAAAAGAAGGTCCGTTGA
- the rpsR gene encoding 30S ribosomal protein S18, with amino-acid sequence MIIMENRRFGGKKLSREDRNKKKFRRDGDGPRRMGRIQRFTIPKGTDINYKNIAFLQKCLTERGKILSRRLTSADAGQQRLLSTAVKRARLLGLLPVGSTKRK; translated from the coding sequence ATGATCATCATGGAAAACAGAAGGTTCGGTGGTAAGAAATTATCCAGGGAAGACCGCAATAAGAAGAAGTTCCGCCGGGACGGGGACGGTCCCCGGCGCATGGGAAGGATCCAGCGTTTCACCATCCCCAAGGGCACGGACATCAATTATAAGAACATCGCATTTTTGCAGAAATGTCTGACCGAGCGCGGCAAGATCCTTTCGCGCCGGCTCACCAGCGCCGACGCCGGCCAGCAGCGGCTTTTGAGCACGGCGGTCAAGCGCGCCCGCCTTCTGGGGCTTTTACCCGTCGGATCGACAAAAAGAAAGTGA
- the bamA gene encoding outer membrane protein assembly factor BamA, with protein sequence MRKKTLFIFVCAFTFCFFAGANILWAQEVTDQQQAAAPAAPVKIVKAIDIRGNKSIGIAQVLAKIKIRVGQEYLENVVSDDLKRLYNTGHFADVQIEHEDHEGGYKVIVLLKEKPIVEEITFSKLRHFNTRHLESKMKTKKDRFLDNKTVKDDVNTIEDLYKKKGLTQVNVDVETFVDETTNKASLHFIIREGWRVKIKRIGVYGNTAYPDKRIIKVMKSRPAWLFNSGFLKEEVLEEDMTRIQSFYEQNGYIDAKAGHKIEGLYKGLVNVVITIEEGKRYYVGDVVFSGNAAASEYEIKSNIKNMREGNVFSREKLDEDIGKIRDSYFDRGYISANVQESTSFNTDTGKVDIRMDIKEGNLAYIDKIKIQGNTQTRDIVIRRELRMYPGDQFDGKKLRKSKDRLKDLGYFEDVGYDIEDTDKPDQKDLIVQVKEAKTGSFSFGGGYSTVDRIVGFIEIEQKNFDISKWPTFTGGGQDLRVRAEAGSTRHNIVLSFTEPWLFDYPVSGGFDVFATQQKRDSTTGYAYDETRTGGDLRLGKRFDDHFSIGSTYRLEQIKINNLDSGVSADLSAEEGTNVVSALGFSTTHDHRDSTLSPTQGWVIQNNADFAGSFLGGDKDFYRLQTSGSYYVPFKFDELITVLQMSARTGLVKPYGDSDKVPIFERYFAGGARSIRGYNERRVGPLDPGSNDSIGGEAMFVGNVEYTVPIVEILKAAVFFDTGNVWSDTKDYGSGLKSGTGLGLRVKTPIGPINLDYGIPLNDEPGESKRSGKFYFSVSRGF encoded by the coding sequence ATGCGTAAAAAGACCCTTTTTATTTTTGTTTGCGCCTTCACTTTTTGTTTTTTCGCCGGCGCCAATATCCTTTGGGCCCAAGAAGTTACGGACCAGCAGCAGGCAGCAGCTCCCGCAGCCCCCGTCAAGATCGTCAAGGCCATTGATATCCGCGGCAACAAGTCCATCGGGATCGCCCAGGTCCTGGCGAAGATCAAAATACGCGTGGGACAGGAATACCTGGAGAACGTGGTCAGCGATGACCTCAAGCGACTGTATAATACCGGCCATTTCGCCGACGTGCAGATCGAGCATGAGGATCACGAGGGCGGGTATAAAGTCATTGTGCTTTTGAAAGAAAAGCCCATTGTTGAAGAGATCACCTTTTCCAAATTGCGCCATTTCAATACGCGCCATTTGGAAAGCAAAATGAAGACCAAGAAAGACAGGTTCCTGGACAATAAGACGGTCAAGGATGATGTCAATACCATTGAGGACCTTTATAAGAAGAAAGGCCTCACCCAGGTCAACGTGGACGTTGAGACATTTGTGGATGAGACCACCAACAAGGCCAGTTTGCATTTCATCATCCGCGAGGGCTGGCGCGTCAAGATCAAACGCATCGGTGTGTACGGCAACACCGCCTATCCGGACAAACGCATCATCAAGGTCATGAAGTCCCGCCCGGCATGGCTGTTCAACTCCGGGTTCCTGAAAGAGGAGGTCTTAGAGGAAGACATGACCCGCATCCAGTCTTTTTATGAGCAAAACGGTTACATCGACGCCAAGGCCGGCCATAAGATCGAAGGGCTGTATAAGGGCCTGGTCAACGTTGTCATCACCATTGAGGAAGGCAAGCGTTATTACGTCGGCGATGTGGTCTTCAGCGGTAATGCCGCCGCCTCCGAATACGAGATCAAGAGCAATATCAAGAACATGCGCGAGGGCAATGTGTTCAGCCGCGAGAAATTGGATGAGGACATCGGCAAGATCCGCGATTCTTATTTTGACCGCGGTTACATTTCCGCCAACGTGCAGGAGTCCACGTCGTTCAATACGGATACGGGCAAGGTGGACATCAGGATGGATATTAAGGAAGGCAATTTAGCGTATATCGACAAGATCAAGATCCAGGGCAACACCCAGACCCGCGACATCGTCATCCGCCGGGAACTGCGCATGTATCCCGGCGACCAGTTCGACGGAAAGAAGCTGCGCAAGTCCAAGGACCGCCTCAAAGACCTGGGGTATTTTGAGGACGTGGGCTACGACATTGAAGACACCGACAAACCGGACCAGAAGGACTTGATCGTGCAGGTCAAGGAAGCCAAGACCGGCAGTTTCTCTTTCGGCGGCGGTTACAGTACGGTGGACCGGATCGTCGGGTTCATCGAGATCGAGCAGAAGAATTTTGACATTTCCAAATGGCCAACGTTTACCGGCGGCGGCCAGGACCTGCGCGTGCGCGCGGAAGCTGGCTCCACCCGCCACAACATTGTGTTGAGTTTTACGGAGCCGTGGCTTTTCGATTATCCGGTTTCCGGGGGCTTTGACGTTTTTGCCACCCAGCAGAAACGCGACAGCACCACCGGTTACGCCTACGATGAAACACGTACCGGCGGCGATCTGCGTTTGGGCAAAAGGTTCGATGATCATTTCTCGATCGGGTCGACCTACCGGCTGGAACAGATCAAGATCAATAATTTGGACAGCGGCGTTTCCGCGGACCTGTCTGCCGAAGAGGGTACCAACGTGGTCAGCGCTCTCGGGTTTTCCACCACCCACGATCACCGCGACAGCACGTTAAGCCCCACGCAAGGATGGGTCATCCAGAACAATGCCGATTTTGCCGGCAGTTTCCTCGGGGGAGACAAGGATTTCTACCGTTTGCAGACATCGGGCAGTTATTATGTCCCGTTCAAGTTCGATGAATTGATCACGGTCCTGCAGATGAGCGCCAGGACCGGCCTGGTCAAGCCCTATGGCGATTCGGACAAGGTCCCTATTTTTGAGCGGTATTTCGCCGGCGGCGCGCGTTCCATCCGCGGTTACAATGAACGCCGGGTGGGGCCTTTGGACCCCGGCAGCAATGATTCCATCGGCGGTGAAGCCATGTTCGTCGGTAATGTCGAATACACGGTGCCCATTGTCGAGATCCTCAAGGCCGCGGTATTTTTTGATACCGGTAATGTCTGGAGCGATACGAAGGATTACGGTTCGGGCCTCAAAAGCGGCACCGGCTTAGGGCTGCGGGTCAAGACCCCCATCGGCCCCATCAACCTGGATTATGGTATTCCTTTGAACGATGAGCCCGGCGAAAGCAAGAGAAGCGGCAAGTTCTATTTCAGCGTCAGCCGTGGTTTTTAA
- the rplI gene encoding 50S ribosomal protein L9: MNIILTQDMKDLGHIGDVVRVKDGYARNYLLPRQMAMAATASNIKRMEKEKAGRQAVYEQQKVQAQAKAAVVAKISLTVAVEVNDQEKMYGAVPETEILKALAAEGQKVDKKDLVIEKPVEELGIFEIGVKLHPEVIAKVRLWVTKK; encoded by the coding sequence ATGAATATCATATTGACGCAGGACATGAAAGATCTGGGGCATATCGGCGACGTCGTCAGGGTCAAGGACGGCTACGCCCGCAATTATTTATTGCCCCGCCAGATGGCCATGGCGGCGACCGCCTCCAACATCAAACGCATGGAAAAAGAAAAAGCCGGCCGTCAGGCCGTTTATGAACAGCAGAAAGTCCAGGCCCAGGCCAAAGCCGCCGTAGTCGCCAAGATCTCTTTGACCGTTGCCGTCGAGGTCAATGACCAGGAAAAAATGTACGGCGCCGTGCCGGAAACAGAGATCCTCAAGGCCCTGGCAGCGGAAGGCCAGAAGGTGGACAAGAAAGACCTTGTCATCGAAAAGCCCGTTGAAGAATTAGGTATCTTTGAGATCGGCGTGAAACTCCACCCGGAAGTGATCGCGAAAGTCCGTTTATGGGTAACGAAGAAATAA